Proteins encoded in a region of the Oscillospiraceae bacterium MB24-C1 genome:
- the mtaB gene encoding tRNA (N(6)-L-threonylcarbamoyladenosine(37)-C(2))-methylthiotransferase MtaB: protein MRARFISLGCKVNQYETQALEGLFAQHGFFTETDGKADLVVINSCTVTSLADRKTRQIVRKLRRELPDAVLVLTGCMPQTSPEDAAALDEADIITGTKDRSQLVALVLDYFKTRRRKVEIAPYAPDELFEPLSAEKFDDSFQRAYLKIQDGCDRFCAYCIIPYARGGIRSRSLEQITAETQKLADAGYHEIVLTGINISRYGSDFGASLPEAVQAAASAHGNFRLRLGSVEPDLLTEADWQLLSKIPALCPHFHIPLQSGCDATLRRMDRHYSADDFIATVGKIRQLFPNPSITTDIIVGFPGETDEEFEQTCRTVERIGLLRAHIFEYSPRIGTPAAAMENQIPPPVKKQRARKLADLCTLSGANFASAQIGRRARVLLEATGGGYSDNYLYVNVPDRTGVFVGDFINVLLTASDGAACTGVLTCD from the coding sequence ATGCGCGCTAGATTTATATCGCTCGGTTGCAAGGTCAATCAGTATGAAACACAGGCGCTTGAAGGACTTTTTGCGCAGCACGGTTTTTTTACTGAAACTGATGGAAAAGCCGATTTGGTAGTTATCAACTCCTGCACTGTGACATCATTGGCTGACCGTAAGACCCGCCAGATCGTCAGAAAGTTGCGGCGCGAGCTACCTGATGCCGTTTTAGTGCTGACCGGCTGCATGCCACAGACCTCGCCCGAAGACGCCGCCGCACTTGACGAGGCCGACATCATCACCGGTACCAAAGATCGCAGCCAGCTGGTGGCACTAGTGCTCGACTATTTTAAAACCCGCCGGCGAAAAGTGGAGATTGCACCATATGCGCCGGACGAGCTATTCGAACCTTTGAGCGCTGAAAAATTCGATGACAGTTTTCAGCGTGCCTACCTTAAAATTCAGGACGGCTGCGATCGCTTCTGTGCCTATTGTATTATCCCATATGCCCGGGGTGGCATACGCTCCCGCTCGCTGGAGCAGATTACAGCTGAAACGCAAAAACTAGCAGATGCGGGCTACCATGAGATCGTACTCACCGGCATTAATATTTCGCGCTACGGGTCCGATTTTGGCGCTTCGCTGCCCGAGGCTGTCCAAGCCGCCGCCTCGGCGCACGGCAATTTCAGACTGCGCTTAGGTTCGGTCGAACCCGACCTGCTAACCGAAGCGGACTGGCAGTTGCTATCAAAAATCCCCGCGCTCTGCCCACACTTTCATATTCCGCTGCAATCGGGCTGCGATGCCACACTGCGTCGCATGGACCGACACTATTCCGCCGATGACTTTATCGCAACCGTCGGTAAAATCCGGCAGCTGTTTCCAAATCCGTCGATCACCACCGACATTATCGTCGGCTTCCCCGGTGAGACTGACGAAGAATTTGAACAAACCTGCCGAACCGTCGAGCGCATTGGCCTTTTGCGCGCGCACATATTTGAATACTCCCCTCGAATCGGTACACCTGCAGCGGCGATGGAAAATCAGATTCCGCCGCCGGTTAAAAAGCAGCGAGCCAGAAAACTGGCTGATCTATGCACATTAAGCGGCGCGAACTTTGCTAGCGCCCAGATTGGGCGCAGAGCACGTGTGCTGTTGGAAGCGACCGGAGGCGGCTATAGCGACAACTATTTATATGTGAATGTTCCTGACCGAACCGGGGTTTTCGTTGGCGATTTTATAAACGTTTTGCTCACTGCGTCGGACGGCGCGGCCTGCACTGGCGTTTTAACATGTGATTAG
- a CDS encoding phosphoribosylformylglycinamidine synthase, translating into MAVFRVFIEKKQPFAVEAQGVLSDLHAALGLESLKAVRILNRYDAEHISPEDFAAARMTVFGEPQVDIAHDTLPAAAGCVFAVEYLPGQYDQRADSAAQCIQLHTQKERPLIRCARVFILEGNLSEEEFAAIKQYLINPVESREASLAKPDTLETDYPTPPDVTILTGFCRASNEELAQMVAQYGLAMELDDLQCCRDYFISEKRDPTFTELKLIDTYWSDHCRHTTFSTQFDHISFESDVVKNAFKRYLDLRVSLGRADRPITLMDLATIGAKALKKRGLLPDLDESEEINACSVKIKVDVDGQDEDWLLMFKNETHNHPTEIEPFGGAATCLGGAIRDPLSGRSYVYQAMRVTGAANPLKPISETMPGKLPQRKIVTQAAAGYSSYGNQIGLATGLVHEIYHPGYVAKRMEVGAVIAAAPAQNVVRSRPEPGDIVLLLGGKTGRDGCGGATGSSKAHSSESLLTCGAEVQKGNAPEERKLQRLFRNPEASRMIKRCNDFGAGGVSVAIGELADSLDIDLDAVPKKYEGLDGTELAISESQERMAVVLDAKDVERFLEIAKTENLSGVPVAKVTDTGRMTMTWRGKTIVDLSRAFLNTNGAQKHVCARVAAPAAEVAAAEYLSFTERLRRMAVDLNVCSQKGLTERFDASIGAGTVLFPFGGKYQETPIQAMAAKIPVLHGETDTASLMAYAFDPYISKRNPYAGAVTAVCESIAKVVAAGGSRKHCWLSFQEYFERLRHDDIRWGKPLSALLGALDAQMALECGAIGGKDSMSGSFEHIDVPPTLISFAVSVSKASRIISPEFKKAGSKIGLLLPAVDSHGVPDLNSIRQMLDGLEALIAAGKVRAAWVCSMGGVAEGLFKMALGNRIGVKLCDGFSDDFWFNRQTSAIIIECDEIPAGAVKIGETTAAFSLSCSHGNIDLNEIFANYSEKLEPVYPYRLPTPKITLNTYAAKPADTRTAPAIKVARPRVLLPVFAGTNCEYDTARAFERAGAVTETFIVQNLSAADIEYSAKEFERLIRECNILAVPGGFSGGDEPDGSGKFITAFFRNPRIGEAVTDLLSNRDGLMIGICNGFQALVKLGLVPFGKIIEPDENAPTLTFNRIGRHQSKLVTTRVCSNRSPWMMYNAVGDLHTIPVSHGEGRFVATPELIAQLAENGQIATQYVDLSGAPTLDTEYNPNFSECAIEGITSPDGRIFAKMGHSERMGENIHKNVPGAKDQKLFLGAVHYFTK; encoded by the coding sequence ATGGCAGTATTTCGGGTATTCATCGAGAAAAAGCAACCCTTTGCCGTAGAAGCACAGGGAGTACTGAGCGATTTGCATGCCGCGCTGGGCTTGGAGAGCCTTAAAGCCGTTCGCATCTTAAACCGCTACGACGCAGAGCATATCTCCCCGGAGGATTTTGCCGCCGCCAGAATGACGGTATTTGGCGAACCTCAGGTCGATATTGCACACGATACGCTCCCTGCCGCAGCAGGATGCGTGTTCGCCGTCGAATACCTGCCGGGGCAGTATGATCAGCGTGCCGATTCCGCCGCGCAGTGCATCCAGCTTCACACCCAAAAGGAGCGCCCCCTCATCCGCTGTGCCCGTGTGTTTATCTTGGAGGGAAACCTCTCTGAAGAAGAGTTTGCAGCTATCAAACAGTATCTCATCAACCCAGTAGAAAGCCGCGAGGCGTCGCTGGCGAAGCCCGACACGCTGGAGACCGACTACCCAACCCCACCGGACGTTACGATACTCACCGGCTTTTGCCGCGCATCCAATGAGGAGCTGGCTCAGATGGTCGCACAATACGGCCTTGCAATGGAATTGGATGACCTGCAGTGCTGCCGCGATTATTTCATTAGCGAAAAGCGAGACCCCACTTTTACTGAGTTGAAGCTCATTGATACCTATTGGTCGGATCATTGCCGCCACACCACTTTTTCAACCCAGTTCGACCATATTTCTTTTGAGTCGGATGTTGTTAAAAACGCTTTTAAGCGTTACCTTGACCTGCGCGTCAGCCTAGGGCGCGCCGATCGCCCCATCACACTGATGGATTTGGCTACCATTGGCGCAAAGGCTTTAAAAAAACGAGGCCTACTCCCCGACCTCGACGAGTCGGAGGAGATCAACGCCTGCTCGGTCAAGATCAAGGTGGATGTCGACGGTCAGGACGAAGACTGGCTCTTAATGTTTAAAAACGAGACCCACAATCACCCGACCGAAATTGAGCCGTTCGGCGGCGCGGCCACCTGTCTGGGCGGCGCAATTCGCGACCCGCTCTCGGGCAGGAGCTATGTCTATCAGGCTATGCGTGTTACGGGTGCCGCAAACCCGCTCAAACCGATTTCTGAGACAATGCCAGGCAAGTTGCCGCAGCGCAAAATCGTCACGCAGGCGGCGGCGGGCTACTCCTCTTATGGCAACCAGATTGGCCTTGCGACCGGTTTGGTTCACGAGATATATCACCCGGGCTACGTGGCAAAACGCATGGAGGTCGGCGCAGTCATCGCGGCCGCCCCGGCACAAAATGTGGTGCGATCCAGACCTGAGCCCGGCGACATTGTATTGCTGCTCGGCGGAAAAACGGGACGTGACGGCTGCGGCGGTGCAACAGGCTCTTCCAAAGCGCATTCGTCCGAAAGTCTCCTGACTTGCGGTGCCGAGGTGCAAAAGGGCAACGCCCCCGAAGAGCGTAAGCTCCAGCGCCTATTCCGAAACCCTGAAGCATCCAGAATGATCAAGCGTTGCAACGACTTTGGCGCGGGCGGTGTGTCTGTCGCCATCGGCGAATTGGCTGACAGTTTGGACATTGATCTTGATGCTGTACCAAAGAAATACGAGGGTCTGGATGGCACCGAGCTTGCCATTAGCGAATCGCAGGAGCGCATGGCCGTCGTACTCGACGCTAAAGATGTTGAACGCTTTTTAGAAATTGCCAAAACCGAAAATCTAAGCGGCGTGCCAGTAGCCAAGGTGACCGACACCGGCCGTATGACTATGACCTGGCGCGGAAAGACCATTGTCGATCTCTCCCGCGCGTTTTTGAACACCAACGGCGCGCAAAAACATGTCTGCGCCCGCGTGGCCGCCCCCGCTGCCGAAGTTGCTGCGGCGGAATATCTTTCGTTCACCGAACGGCTGCGCCGCATGGCAGTCGATTTAAACGTCTGCTCACAGAAGGGTCTGACTGAGCGCTTTGACGCCTCCATTGGTGCCGGCACCGTGCTTTTCCCCTTCGGTGGAAAATATCAAGAAACGCCCATTCAAGCGATGGCCGCGAAAATTCCGGTACTACACGGCGAAACAGACACCGCATCACTGATGGCCTACGCTTTTGACCCCTATATCTCGAAGCGCAACCCCTATGCTGGCGCGGTCACGGCCGTGTGCGAGTCGATCGCGAAGGTGGTCGCTGCCGGAGGCTCGAGAAAGCACTGCTGGCTTTCGTTCCAAGAGTATTTCGAGCGGCTGCGCCACGACGATATCCGCTGGGGCAAGCCGTTGTCCGCATTGCTCGGCGCACTGGACGCCCAGATGGCGCTGGAATGCGGTGCAATCGGTGGTAAGGACTCGATGTCCGGCAGCTTTGAGCATATTGATGTTCCGCCAACACTTATCTCTTTTGCCGTTTCGGTCTCAAAAGCTTCGCGCATTATCTCTCCGGAGTTTAAAAAGGCAGGTTCTAAAATTGGCTTGTTGCTGCCCGCGGTAGATAGCCACGGCGTGCCCGATTTGAACAGCATTCGTCAGATGCTCGATGGGCTTGAAGCGCTGATTGCTGCTGGCAAGGTACGTGCGGCATGGGTCTGCAGCATGGGCGGCGTTGCGGAGGGCCTTTTCAAAATGGCGCTGGGTAATCGAATCGGCGTCAAGCTCTGCGACGGTTTTTCGGACGATTTTTGGTTTAATCGCCAGACTTCAGCCATTATTATCGAGTGCGACGAAATTCCGGCCGGAGCCGTTAAAATCGGTGAGACCACCGCTGCGTTCTCGCTCTCTTGCAGCCATGGCAACATTGATTTGAACGAGATTTTCGCCAACTATTCCGAAAAGCTTGAGCCGGTATACCCCTATCGCCTACCCACGCCGAAAATCACATTGAACACCTATGCAGCCAAACCTGCCGACACGCGCACTGCACCCGCCATCAAAGTGGCAAGACCGCGCGTGCTGCTACCGGTTTTTGCGGGTACCAACTGTGAATATGATACCGCACGCGCCTTTGAGCGCGCAGGCGCCGTCACCGAAACCTTTATTGTACAGAATCTCTCGGCTGCAGACATTGAATATTCTGCCAAGGAGTTTGAACGCCTGATTCGGGAATGCAATATTCTCGCTGTGCCCGGCGGCTTCTCGGGGGGAGATGAACCGGACGGTTCAGGTAAGTTTATCACGGCCTTTTTCAGAAATCCGCGCATCGGAGAGGCAGTCACTGATCTTCTTTCTAATCGCGACGGCCTGATGATCGGTATTTGCAACGGTTTCCAAGCGCTTGTCAAGTTAGGGCTTGTACCCTTCGGCAAAATCATTGAGCCGGATGAAAACGCGCCCACCCTCACCTTTAACCGCATCGGACGCCATCAGTCCAAGTTGGTCACCACCCGCGTCTGTTCAAACCGCTCTCCCTGGATGATGTATAACGCCGTCGGCGATCTGCATACCATTCCGGTCTCACATGGAGAAGGGCGTTTTGTCGCCACACCAGAGCTGATTGCTCAGTTGGCTGAAAACGGACAGATCGCTACTCAATATGTCGACCTTTCTGGCGCACCGACGTTGGACACCGAGTATAACCCCAACTTCTCAGAGTGCGCTATCGAGGGCATTACCTCTCCGGACGGTAGAATTTTTGCCAAAATGGGCCATTCCGAACGCATGGGCGAGAATATCCATAAAAATGTGCCCGGTGCAAAAGATCAGAAGCTCTTTTTGGGTGCTGTGCATTACTTTACAAAATAA
- a CDS encoding DUF4339 domain-containing protein, whose protein sequence is MWRCTCGYQNSDIGNFCVACGTPKTAAISAQLADDVAWFYYKGNHRFGPASSNEIVGLLQSGELNRNTMVWKAGMNDWVPLHQTALDKKPFGRLDLDCFLTDAGLSFY, encoded by the coding sequence ATGTGGAGATGTACCTGCGGATATCAAAATTCAGATATCGGAAACTTCTGCGTTGCCTGCGGTACCCCTAAAACTGCGGCGATTTCAGCTCAGCTTGCAGATGATGTCGCTTGGTTTTACTACAAAGGCAACCATCGCTTTGGGCCCGCTTCTTCAAATGAGATTGTCGGATTACTGCAATCGGGTGAGCTTAACCGAAACACAATGGTTTGGAAAGCGGGAATGAACGACTGGGTTCCGTTACACCAGACGGCGCTAGACAAAAAACCGTTTGGGCGCTTGGATTTGGACTGTTTTCTTACTGACGCCGGTCTATCTTTTTATTAG
- a CDS encoding metallophosphoesterase, which produces MIYITGDTHGDITRFKQFKAIFPKYRHHILVCGDFGFVWDNSEQEKKRLRKLEKLDCNILFVEGTHDNLDLLSDYPLEEFCGGKVRRIAKNVFWMQRGELFTIDGVTVFGMGGGESSDADEREEGVNWWRGELPMASEIEAARRTVEKVKSGVDIIITHHNPRLELGLIDTQRQTINALGVFLSDVAKTVNYKHWYFGMDHVDRAISPRMTAVFEKILKFEPKK; this is translated from the coding sequence ATGATTTATATCACGGGAGACACCCACGGAGACATCACCCGCTTCAAGCAGTTCAAGGCTATCTTCCCCAAATACCGGCATCATATTTTGGTGTGCGGCGATTTTGGTTTTGTTTGGGACAATTCGGAGCAGGAAAAAAAGCGGTTGAGAAAGCTCGAGAAATTGGATTGCAACATTCTGTTTGTTGAAGGTACACACGATAATCTTGATTTGCTTTCCGACTATCCGTTGGAGGAGTTTTGCGGCGGAAAGGTGCGCCGCATTGCCAAAAACGTGTTTTGGATGCAGCGCGGTGAACTGTTCACAATTGACGGCGTTACCGTTTTTGGGATGGGTGGTGGCGAAAGCAGTGATGCCGACGAACGTGAAGAGGGCGTCAACTGGTGGCGTGGCGAGCTCCCCATGGCCTCCGAGATAGAAGCGGCTCGACGCACGGTTGAAAAGGTGAAAAGCGGTGTGGATATTATCATAACCCACCACAACCCGCGCCTTGAGCTGGGGCTCATTGATACGCAGCGGCAGACGATTAACGCGCTGGGGGTTTTTCTGTCGGATGTTGCGAAAACCGTCAACTACAAGCACTGGTATTTCGGTATGGATCATGTGGACAGAGCCATTTCACCCCGCATGACAGCGGTATTTGAAAAGATACTCAAATTTGAGCCTAAAAAGTGA
- a CDS encoding O-acetylhomoserine aminocarboxypropyltransferase/cysteine synthase has protein sequence MGNAEKNFGFDTLAVRAGYQPDSDQHSVAPPLYMTNAYAFESVEYAKQLFELKAAGNIYTRLSNPTVDVLEKRVAALDGGVAAVAMSSGHGVMFSTFLNLAQAGDEIVSSICIYGGAINMMGVTLGNLGIKTKFVDPAKLEEWENAITDKTKAFFVEVVGNPNANVADVEAIAAIAHRHGIPMIVDSTFTTPALCRPIQHGADIVIHSATKFLSGNGTVMCGIAVDAGTFKFEDNPRFPQYNTPDVSYHGMVFARDFGNVAFATRLRALILRDIGACLSPFNAFICLNGVETLSLRMKKHSDNALAVAQHLAQHPDIEFVNYPALETSPYYTLAQKYLSNGAGGVMTFGLKGTRETGAKFIDSLQLLMNVANVGDARSMVIHPATTTHSQLSDEQLVRSGISPQTIRLSVGLEDAADILADLDAAIAAAKK, from the coding sequence ATGGGGAACGCAGAAAAGAACTTTGGTTTTGACACACTTGCCGTTCGCGCTGGCTACCAGCCCGACAGCGACCAGCATTCGGTGGCACCACCACTTTATATGACCAATGCCTACGCGTTTGAAAGTGTGGAATACGCCAAGCAGCTTTTTGAACTGAAGGCCGCGGGTAATATCTATACCCGTCTTTCCAACCCCACAGTGGACGTACTTGAAAAGCGGGTGGCTGCGCTCGACGGCGGTGTTGCCGCGGTGGCGATGAGCTCTGGGCACGGTGTTATGTTCAGTACGTTTCTAAACCTGGCGCAAGCCGGAGATGAAATCGTCTCGTCTATATGTATCTACGGCGGCGCTATCAATATGATGGGCGTCACGCTTGGAAACCTTGGCATCAAGACCAAGTTTGTCGACCCTGCTAAGCTTGAGGAATGGGAAAACGCCATCACCGACAAGACCAAAGCCTTTTTTGTCGAGGTGGTCGGCAACCCTAATGCCAATGTGGCGGATGTTGAAGCGATTGCCGCTATCGCACACCGGCATGGAATCCCGATGATTGTCGATTCCACCTTCACCACGCCGGCGCTTTGCCGCCCCATCCAACATGGCGCGGATATCGTCATCCACTCCGCCACCAAGTTTTTAAGCGGCAACGGCACGGTGATGTGCGGAATCGCGGTGGACGCCGGCACCTTCAAGTTTGAGGACAATCCCCGCTTCCCGCAGTACAACACCCCCGATGTAAGCTATCATGGGATGGTGTTTGCGAGAGATTTTGGTAACGTGGCGTTTGCCACCCGCCTGCGCGCGCTGATTCTGCGTGATATTGGTGCCTGCCTCTCACCCTTTAACGCTTTTATATGCCTCAATGGAGTGGAAACGCTTTCATTGCGTATGAAAAAGCACTCTGATAATGCGTTGGCGGTCGCGCAGCACTTGGCGCAGCACCCCGATATCGAATTTGTTAATTACCCTGCGTTGGAGACCAGCCCCTATTATACGCTGGCGCAGAAATATCTGTCCAACGGTGCGGGTGGCGTCATGACCTTCGGATTAAAGGGCACCCGTGAAACCGGCGCGAAGTTCATCGACTCGCTCCAGCTTTTGATGAACGTGGCGAATGTAGGCGATGCACGCTCAATGGTCATTCACCCAGCCACCACCACACATAGCCAGCTTTCTGATGAGCAGCTCGTACGGTCTGGCATCAGCCCGCAGACCATTCGCCTCTCGGTTGGACTTGAGGATGCAGCGGATATTTTGGCAGATCTCGATGCTGCAATAGCAGCTGCCAAAAAATAA
- a CDS encoding serine hydrolase, with protein sequence MKKFSAFCITLLLCLATLCTQISAASYNPSFDPAAQAVYLINLDSEMIIYEKDADKKIEPSSLAQLMTVVLTLENVKNPTEETVTMKGYIQDEMNRQYIKLGGIRLAGLYKNEEISVEKLLYAVMLRDANEAAMMLADYIGDGSVPYFVELMNKRATELGMTNTHFTSPYGLPDPESFTTARDIALLGRHAMTLPGFSELISVTAYDGGPTNINEHLNWSSTNRLLVSSSPYYNRFVSGIKSGYHHTLGSYAVSLAKRDGYSYLLVALASTGVDESGKDNSMFSVFQESNRLYGWAFNTFRVKTLLEKGKNFGEVPLKLSWGKDFLRIMSADNYTALIPDAIESSSIQYTLDLPPYVNAPIKKGDLIGQVRLILADEQIGVVGVVAAEDADVSRALLLLETLLGVTRTFWFKFIVILLIVLILIYIALMIIRNRNRRRYRGMGR encoded by the coding sequence ATGAAAAAGTTTTCCGCTTTTTGCATCACGCTGCTCCTCTGTCTTGCAACACTATGCACACAGATATCCGCAGCGTCTTATAACCCGTCGTTTGACCCGGCTGCGCAGGCGGTTTATCTGATAAATTTGGACAGCGAGATGATCATTTATGAGAAGGACGCCGATAAAAAGATCGAGCCCTCGTCGCTGGCACAGTTGATGACCGTCGTGCTCACGCTTGAAAATGTCAAAAACCCCACAGAGGAAACGGTGACGATGAAGGGCTACATTCAGGATGAAATGAACCGCCAGTATATCAAGCTTGGCGGCATCCGACTGGCGGGCCTTTATAAAAACGAAGAGATATCAGTTGAAAAGCTGCTGTATGCCGTCATGCTGCGTGACGCTAACGAGGCGGCCATGATGCTGGCCGACTATATCGGGGACGGCTCGGTGCCCTATTTTGTGGAGCTGATGAACAAGCGCGCGACCGAGCTAGGCATGACGAACACCCATTTCACCAGCCCATACGGCCTGCCCGATCCGGAATCTTTCACCACTGCTCGCGATATAGCGTTGCTGGGGCGGCACGCCATGACGTTACCGGGCTTTTCAGAGCTGATATCGGTGACGGCCTATGACGGTGGCCCCACAAACATCAACGAACACCTTAACTGGAGTAGCACCAACCGTCTGCTGGTAAGCAGCTCGCCTTATTATAACCGCTTTGTCTCCGGCATCAAGAGCGGTTATCATCATACGCTTGGGTCTTACGCCGTCTCACTGGCCAAGCGCGACGGTTACAGCTACCTGCTGGTGGCACTGGCGAGTACCGGCGTGGATGAGTCCGGAAAAGATAATTCAATGTTTTCGGTATTTCAAGAATCAAACCGGCTTTACGGTTGGGCTTTTAATACCTTCAGGGTGAAAACGTTGCTAGAAAAGGGAAAGAATTTTGGTGAGGTGCCGCTCAAGCTTTCGTGGGGAAAAGATTTTCTGCGCATCATGAGTGCAGACAACTACACTGCGCTTATCCCTGATGCGATTGAATCCTCCAGCATTCAGTATACCCTTGATTTGCCCCCCTACGTCAACGCGCCAATCAAAAAAGGTGATCTGATCGGGCAGGTGCGTTTAATTCTAGCTGACGAGCAGATCGGCGTGGTCGGGGTGGTCGCTGCCGAGGATGCCGATGTCTCTCGCGCGCTGCTGCTGCTTGAAACGCTGCTGGGCGTCACAAGAACTTTCTGGTTTAAATTTATTGTTATTCTACTAATTGTTTTAATATTAATTTATATTGCATTGATGATTATTCGCAACCGAAACCGTCGGCGTTACCGCGGGATGGGGCGATAA
- the prmA gene encoding 50S ribosomal protein L11 methyltransferase, whose amino-acid sequence MDWTELSITVPTAQAEDACAIAQMVAGGGIYLEDYSDLEEKTLEIAHIDLIDESLIKKDRSKAVIHLYLSPGQSPAEALAYIGSRLDNCGIPFSVDTTDVREEDWANAWKTYYHAIALSDKLAICPSWEQYTPAPGQKVICLDPGMAFGTGTHETTRLCLSLLEDALQPGMSMLDVGCGSGILAICAKLLGSGRTVGVDIDEVAVRVAKENAALNNCGDIDILCGDLATDIEGSFDVICANIVADAILRLAKDLPALMHEKSVCIVSGIIDTRCAEVEQGLMAAGLTPVRKALQNGWAAIACQKAV is encoded by the coding sequence ATGGATTGGACCGAGCTGAGTATCACCGTCCCCACGGCACAAGCTGAAGATGCTTGTGCTATTGCACAGATGGTCGCGGGAGGCGGCATTTACCTTGAAGATTATTCCGATCTCGAAGAAAAAACGTTGGAGATTGCGCACATTGATTTAATCGATGAATCACTCATCAAAAAAGACCGCAGCAAAGCGGTCATTCACCTTTATTTATCGCCAGGACAATCCCCGGCCGAAGCACTTGCCTATATCGGCAGCCGATTGGACAACTGCGGTATACCTTTTAGCGTTGACACCACCGATGTGCGTGAGGAAGACTGGGCTAATGCATGGAAAACCTATTACCACGCCATCGCCCTTTCGGACAAGCTGGCCATCTGCCCTTCTTGGGAGCAGTATACTCCAGCACCCGGGCAAAAGGTGATCTGCCTAGATCCCGGCATGGCGTTCGGCACCGGCACGCACGAAACCACCCGGCTATGCCTGTCGCTTTTAGAGGATGCGCTGCAACCGGGTATGAGCATGCTCGATGTCGGCTGCGGTAGTGGCATACTTGCCATCTGTGCAAAGCTTTTGGGCAGCGGGCGAACCGTTGGTGTAGATATTGATGAGGTTGCGGTGCGGGTCGCCAAAGAAAATGCAGCGCTCAACAACTGCGGGGATATCGACATTTTGTGCGGCGATCTTGCCACCGACATCGAAGGTTCTTTTGATGTGATTTGCGCTAACATTGTGGCCGATGCCATTTTGCGCTTGGCAAAGGATCTCCCGGCGTTGATGCATGAAAAGAGTGTCTGCATCGTCTCAGGTATTATCGACACCCGCTGCGCTGAAGTGGAGCAGGGCTTAATGGCCGCTGGGCTGACCCCCGTGCGTAAAGCACTGCAAAATGGCTGGGCTGCCATCGCCTGCCAAAAGGCGGTGTAG
- a CDS encoding 16S rRNA (uracil(1498)-N(3))-methyltransferase — protein MPRFFVDGLSETVVITGEDARHISKSLRMTAGEPLTLCDGKGLEAKGVIVSLSPDAVSVRLGEAATCIAEPQTQIRLYLAMPKGDKLELVIQKAVELGAAEIVLFLSSRCISRPKGDDVAKKVHRLQKIANEAAKQCGRGILPSVRGILSFAQAIKEAQQFDNCFVLYEGMCKPLRAQLPKRGATLALLVGSEGGFSVEEIAQATECGVRTASLGKRILRCETAPIAALAAVMFALGEMD, from the coding sequence ATGCCAAGATTTTTTGTAGACGGTCTTTCTGAAACGGTCGTCATAACCGGCGAGGACGCCCGCCATATTTCTAAATCGCTGCGTATGACAGCGGGCGAACCACTCACTCTTTGTGACGGCAAAGGGTTGGAGGCAAAGGGTGTGATTGTCAGTTTGTCGCCCGACGCCGTCTCGGTGCGCCTCGGCGAAGCTGCCACCTGCATCGCCGAGCCTCAAACACAGATTCGCCTTTATTTGGCTATGCCAAAGGGCGACAAACTCGAACTGGTTATTCAAAAGGCGGTCGAGCTTGGAGCCGCCGAAATCGTGCTGTTTCTTTCTTCACGCTGCATCTCCCGTCCTAAGGGAGACGATGTTGCCAAAAAGGTGCATCGTCTGCAAAAAATAGCCAACGAGGCCGCCAAACAGTGTGGCCGGGGTATTTTACCGTCGGTACGTGGAATCCTTTCTTTTGCTCAGGCGATAAAAGAAGCGCAGCAATTTGACAATTGCTTTGTACTATATGAAGGAATGTGCAAGCCATTGCGTGCACAGCTGCCAAAGCGCGGTGCGACACTTGCGTTGCTTGTCGGCAGTGAAGGCGGGTTTTCTGTTGAAGAAATTGCGCAGGCTACCGAATGCGGTGTACGCACTGCATCACTTGGAAAACGCATTTTGCGATGCGAAACAGCGCCTATTGCAGCACTGGCTGCCGTAATGTTTGCTCTTGGTGAAATGGATTAG